The DNA region ATTGACAACTTTCTTCTAGGATATAGGATAAAATATCTTCTACGGTCATTTGTGGATATACCAGAATAGATTGATCCCGTATAACAGGAAATAAAATTGTTGTAAAGTTTTGCTCTTAAGTATTTTAGTAAATTAGCGGCAAGGGGTCAACCAAGTTGGTTTGTCCACCTAAGTGAACATTCTTTCGGAATTTTTAAAGGTTATATAATAGTTCGTCATGAAGTTCCAGAAGAAAACAATTCCTACTGCTACCAATTTACTAAGGTAAATATCCACACGACCGTAGGTATGCAATAAAAATATCGAAAGATAATTAATAGCAAGACCTGCAAGACCAATTATAAAAAAACACATAAATTTGCTGTTACTAGAATTCTTTTGTTTTCCAAATGTCCACTTTGAATTTAAAAGATAATTGTTAATTACTGCAATAATAAAACCGATTGTAGAAGCTATAAACTTGTCCATTGAAAAAGACTCAATCAGCAAATATGTCAAGGAGAAATCGATAGCCATTCCAAATAGCCCTATGACGCCATATTTGACTACTTTGATTGCCATCGGGAGAAAACGCTGTACGTATTTGTTTAAATACATTATTTTAATTCTTATAATTTTTGTGTGCCCAGTTTCTTTGTTTTTGTCCTTGACTTATTTCCTAAAAATTATTCTTTCCTCTGAGGTATTTCAGATTAGATGCAAACTAATATAGTCATTATCATAAGCAATCAAAACTGTAGAAGTAAGAATTTTTGACTTTTTATTTTTTCTTAATATTTGTTTGCCAGATATAAAATTGGGGAAGAGTACGCTTATCAAGAAAATAATAGTTAACCGCTATAAAAATATTTATAAAGAAAATTACCGCAATTAAAATGAATCCGATGATGTGTAACGATGTTTTATCTTTCATTATCCTTTATTTTTTTAAAATCAGATCTGGACTCGATAGTGATCTTTAATCTTTCCTTAAGCGTAAAAGCATTTTTCCAAACATGGACATAATTCTGAGAGGTCCAGATTAAAGCGACTAGATATATTGCTCCGAGGGCCGTAAAATGGGGGCTTAATCTATATTTTGGTGAAGAATACTTTAACAAAACTGTTGCAACAAATAGACATGAGCCCACAGCAGAAATGTAGGCGTAACGATCCGCAATGACAGAATACCGAGCTAATGAGAACAGGTTACTCGTTAAAACTATATGTATAAAGAAAAAGCTCAAAGCAAACAAAATTATTTTGTTTTTCAGTTTATTAAAAAAACAGGCGACGATTATAGGAATGGATATAACATGAACCCACAACCAAACTGGAATATCTTCAGATTTTAGAAATGGAAAAGGATACAAGTATGAAAGATTGACCGGGAGAATACATTTGGTAATGTACTCACTTACAGAATAGAAAAATAAGGGGATACGTTGGAACCACGTATAAAAATCACTTCTATCGATTTGTTGGGAATCTAGCGTTGCCAATCCGAGCATTGTTGCCAAGATAAAAAAAGGGAGCTTCTCAAGCCAGACTAACTTGTTCCGAAGATCTCTACTATATAGATAATCAAGCAATACTAAACATACAGGTAAAACAACCGCCTGTTCCTTTGCTCCAAAGGAAAAAAGAAACATAACTAGTGTTAAATAATAACTTGACGGTTCTCCCGAACTTAAGTATTTTCTATAAGAAATTAAAGCAACAACGTAAAACATCGCATATATCAACACTTTCGATGCCGCAACCCAGGAAACGGGTTCTACATTTATGGGCAATATTGCAAACATTGTTGTTGTAAGGAAAGCAAGTTTAACATTTTTTAAATTTTCCCTCGTATCAATATCACCCATTAATTCTTTCAAAAAATAGTAAACCAATAGGCAGTTTATATAGTGAATCATTACACTTACAATGTGGTATACACCAGGTGTATAGCCAAATAAACGATAGAGTGTTGTATAATATAACTGGTTTAACGGAGCATATTGACCGTAATAAAAATCTGTAAATATTGATCTGATATTACTAATTGAGAATCCACCTTCTGTAAAATGGTTAGTTACAAACCATTGATCATCCCAACCAATCAAAAAGTCGAATTTACTAACTGGAAAATAGACGATTAACAACGATACAAATACTGCAGCCATAAATATTATGTTTCTGCTATTTTTATTTTTCATATGAAAGCGATGATTTTTCTCCAATATATGAATTGTGTGGAAAAAGAATAAAATAATTAACAAAAATCTTTACGGACATTACAAATTAAATTTTATCAGCAAAAGAATTATCTTGCAAAAAAATACCCTGCCATGCTGCGCTTTAATGTGAAAACATCTTTCTGTATTGTAATGGTTATGGCTTTGGTCCTTGCAATATCAATATATTATTCTAGCCAGCCCTTTCGGGCAGATCTTATAACCGCTAGCGGTTCCGCTTCAAGGGTTATCCTACCATTTAAATCCAAGGATGCAGGTAAGCCGGGCGTTTATACCTATAAATTAACAATATATAACTCGGCCTTGTTGTCGGGAAAATTCCATGTCATCGTTGATGATTGCTTCAGAAGCATAGAGTTAAATGGCAGGAATATTATGCTAGACATAGCATTGGAAAAAATATGTGATAGCAATAATGGGTTCGATATAAATTTAAAAAAACAGCTTCATTCTGGGGCTAACGTCTTAAAGCTAGAAACAGAAAATCGTAGCGGACATTTTGGGCTTCAATTTTACGATACGACCTTTTATGCTAAGTATTATTTCATGATATTGGTGTTTCTTTTCATGATTCTATTTAAACCAAAACCGTTTACATTTACCATCTTTGGTAACTTCAAACATCTTTTAAGAAGCGAGGGGAACAGACTGTATGCCGTTTTCCTCTACATTCTAGTTATTACGGTAGTTTTATTTCTCGGGCCCATACTCAAAAACAGTAGCTTGCATAGATGGCTGATCATCTGGACCATATTAGGTTCAGCCTTAATTCCCTCCCTCCATTTGATCTACACGAATTGCTTATTTGCTAAGTATTCATGCTGCATCTTTATTTTGTCATTTATACTTTGTTCAGCCTTTCTTGTTTGCCGCTTTTATGATGAATATTCCTACGATGTTGAGGGGCACATCCAATACATACAATATATGCTGGACACGGGCCATAGTCCTGTTGCCTCTGGTGGATGGATGTTTTACCATCCCTCTTTTTATTATCGTTGCGCTGCCCTCTTTTGGAGCCTTGTAAACTTGAATGCCCACTTTAACTATGAAGAGTTCTTGAAAATGATGCAGGCGTTTACACTATTCATCTTTATATTTTATTCTTATTTTTCTGTTAGGACGGTTGACTTGGTTTTCAGGACCCTAAGAAAGAATGTTGACAAGAATACTCTTCGGGGTTCATATCATTTGGTGATTTCCCTTTTTCTGTTTTGGCCGGTCAACACTATTTTTTCCGGTAGGATTGGAAACGATATCCTGTTCGAACTATTTTATGCGATTGCATTTTACTTCATATTGAAATGGTGGCATTCTCAGAAATTAGGTGACTTTCTCATTATTTTAATCTGTGCCTCTTTTGCGATATGGTCGAAAACAAACGGTTTTATACTGTTGGGTCTGGTTGGTACGCTTTTAACAATAAGATGCTTTACAAAACAGGACATAAAGCTGTTTAAAATGAGATATATAAGTAAAGCATACCTATTTGCCATATTTTTGGTGTTCATTGGCTATTTAACCCTTTCTGATAAGATTGCCCGCTTTAGGTATGATCCAGATGCGCCATTAGTTGTCAGTAATGCCAATGGGCTGGGCAATGATTTGAGGGTAGAAAATAATTTAAGAACCTTTTTGACCTTTGATGCCGTAAAATTTGTCAAAGTACCATATACAAGCGCAATAAACCCGGAACGGGGACGGGATAACTTTTGGCACTTTCTTTTTAAAACAAGCCTGCTGGGTGAGTTTAGTGAAACGTCGCCGGTGTTAAAAGCTATTGCCAGTGCATTAAGCCTATTTTTTTTATTGCTACTGCCAATATTCCTTACTGGGCTTTTTGTAACAATAAAACACTATAAAAATGATTTACCAGTATTGATGTCGCTTTTACTTTTGGTCGGCTCGATGGTGATTTTTAGGATAGCATATCCTTTTTCATCTTCTAACGACTTTAGGTACATATATCCGGCCGTTTTACTGTTTTGCCTATTACTTGGTCGCGGAAAAATCCATCTTTCCAGGATACGATTTGTCAATTACTCAGCGATAGGCATTATTTCCATATTTATTGGCCTGGCGACAATTTACCAAATATTAAACAGCTTAAAATATTAAACAGTTAGAATTCCCTGTCAACCTATTTTAACAATCTCCAAATCGATGCAACCGATATTAAGCACAAAAGATCTTCTATTGAAAAAACTATCAAAGACAGATCTTTCAACAGATTCTTATTTTTATGTTGTGGTACTAATTTTGTACCTAGTTGTGGCATACAATAGTTCTGGCTATTATCATTTCGATGAACATTTTCAAGTTATTGAATTTGCAAATTATAAAATGGGTAATACCTCATCTTCTGATCTTGCCTGGGAATTCTCATCGAGATTAAGATCAAGCTTTCAACCAGCTTTATGCTTTACAGTATTTAAAATTTGCAATTCCATTGGGCTTGATGACTCCTATCAACTCTCTTTCATTCTGCGAGCCCTAACTGCTGTATTCAGCATTAGTGCGATTAGGTTCTTTATTCAGTCATTTAAGCACGCGGTTATTAACGACTATCGGAATCTTTTTGTCCTAATGTCTTATTTTATATGGTTCCTGCCATATATAAATGTTCGTTTTTCATCTGAAACATGTTCTGGCGTATGTTTTGTATTTGCCCTAGGCTTAATAGGACGACCCAATCCCAGAAGAACAAATTTTCAGGGAATCTGTCTCGGGATTGTCCTGGGGATTTCGATACTTTTTAGATATCAAACGGCCATAATGGTTTGCGGGGCCATATTGTGGTTAATTGTTTTTGAGGGGGAGTCAAAGAAGAGATTGGCAGTTATCATTTTTTCAATAATTGCTGTTCTTTCAACAGGAGTTGTAATTGACATCTGGTTTTATGGCGATTTTAATTTAACTATATATAATTATGTTTATATCAATCTTATCAAGGATGTAGCATCACAGTTTGGTGCTTCCCCTTGGTACGAAATATTATACTACATATTTTTTTCAACTGGCCCTCTTGGGATCCTCATCTCAATTGCATATTTAATAATGGTATTTTATGAACCAAAGAGTGTTTTTATATGGACTACCTTGCCATTTCTTGTTGTTCACTCAATTGTTCCCCACAAGGAATTGAGGTTTTTATTTCCATTGGCGAACTTGGTCCCTATAATACTTATCTTAGGGTTTCAGCACTTTTCCCGGCTTAAACTATTACCCCCTCGTGGAATTGGCTTAGCACTACTAATCTTATTTATAACAATTAACTCGATCGGTCTTGGGGCTACCGTTTTTAGGGGGGCAGGTGATGCAAAGGTTGCAGTTGGCGAGTATATACACAAAAAATATGCGCAACAAAAGATAAACCTTATCTGTGTTAACGGGATAAAT from Pedobacter endophyticus includes:
- a CDS encoding GtrA family protein yields the protein MYLNKYVQRFLPMAIKVVKYGVIGLFGMAIDFSLTYLLIESFSMDKFIASTIGFIIAVINNYLLNSKWTFGKQKNSSNSKFMCFFIIGLAGLAINYLSIFLLHTYGRVDIYLSKLVAVGIVFFWNFMTNYYITFKNSERMFT
- a CDS encoding glycosyltransferase family protein, with the protein product MKKLSKTDLSTDSYFYVVVLILYLVVAYNSSGYYHFDEHFQVIEFANYKMGNTSSSDLAWEFSSRLRSSFQPALCFTVFKICNSIGLDDSYQLSFILRALTAVFSISAIRFFIQSFKHAVINDYRNLFVLMSYFIWFLPYINVRFSSETCSGVCFVFALGLIGRPNPRRTNFQGICLGIVLGISILFRYQTAIMVCGAILWLIVFEGESKKRLAVIIFSIIAVLSTGVVIDIWFYGDFNLTIYNYVYINLIKDVASQFGASPWYEILYYIFFSTGPLGILISIAYLIMVFYEPKSVFIWTTLPFLVVHSIVPHKELRFLFPLANLVPIILILGFQHFSRLKLLPPRGIGLALLILFITINSIGLGATVFRGAGDAKVAVGEYIHKKYAQQKINLICVNGINPYIDWQSPKDTFYLHSNISRIIVPTIWGPDPFNQQLGDVTLLLIRQEDITGPRTLALLENNGFTLVFENFNAFERIITEFYDSSFFDQEIFVYELQKN